A stretch of DNA from Diospyros lotus cultivar Yz01 chromosome 14, ASM1463336v1, whole genome shotgun sequence:
TCTTGTATGTACCCTTCAGCCCTTCTTTCTAAAGCTTACTGAGTCTcgtgactcacgtttgctttccatcattccaggtaagagaaatGCCTGTGATAGCAGGTACGTTCAGTAGGGTTTGGGTCCAAGCTGtcgtgtcatggtagcaagtgcagaactctcccaaaactagatcctggaTGTCTTTGTActtgtgttaaggttaatgtcTACGTTTTTTGAGATTGAcgcatgttatgtaagcccaggtaggcccaagtgatgaatggttttgtaaagACGATTATGAGATGCTATAATTAAAGaaagattatgatttaaataaaggTTGTTtatgagttgtagttgtgttattgtatggtatcattttaataatgacTCTCACGGATCCTGTTATTATTCAGTattattttagtaatgaccctctcatggaTTCTCTTTATGCGCGCGAAGACttcgggaggcgggccgttacactTCATATGTCAAATGAAGCTACATAAGGTCAAATCATAAATTTTACAAGGCTCCAAAATGTGAACAAAGTGATAGGTGGCCTCATTTGAGGTTGGTTTCGGTGGGCACCATATGAAGTCGGACTTAAAACTAACATATGGTTGGCTTAGCCTACTAAGAGgttggttattttttttatacattaattaatagtgatttataattttttcaatatttattgGACATGAAATTATCTTTTACGAACTTGCAGCGATGCTTTATCTCCTTTAAGCATATACTCTGGTATTAACTGTTTTATTCTAATTAAAAtttgtctctttcttttttttttttaacaaaattatttaaatttctcttttttttttttacaaaattattaaaatttgtcTTGACCTTGGATATATATGAGAAGAGTATCGATAGTCAGTATAAAACaaaagataattatttaatcaatgttaacaaacttaatttttattttcttggttCCCCTTCTGTAAGCGGCGTTCCTCTCATTCCGGCGAGCCAATGCCGGAGATGGCGAAGAACAAGAAAGACGGTTGATGAAGAAGAATATGCCAGATACAAATGCAGAGTAACCAGAGgccaattttattttgaaaaacagtTCCGGTAACAAACGTCCCTAAACAGATCAATCATCATTTTATTTCCACCAAACCAACTTATCATCAATCTTAGAATATTTGCCGATCACCAAGTCTCGAACCCGCCGTCGACCTTGAGGTCGTGGCCAGACACGAATCTCGACTCGTCCGAAGCCAGAAAGAGCACCGCATCGGCGACATCTCCGGGCCTCAATGGCGTCCCTCTCAATGAAGTGTACGGCGCGAACATCTTCTCCAGCTCCTCCGCCTTCAACCCCATGAGATCACACGTCAGCGGCGTTGCCACCATGAACGGAGAAACACAGTTCACCCGAATCCCATGCTCGCCAAGCTGCTGGCTGGCTGCCCGGACCAGCGCCAGAACTGCGTGCTTCGACATGATGTAGTCCGTGTGCTTCCATCCGCCCTTGCTGGCCACCACGCTTGCCGTACACACTATACTACCCCTCACGAGCCGCTCCACCATGGCTCGCGCAGCGTGCTTCACGCACGCCGCGACGCCGCGAGCGTTCACCACCATGAGCCGGTCGAACTCGGCGAAGTCGAGCTCCAGCAAAGCCTGGTCGGAGGGGCTCGCGATGCCGGCGTTGCAGAATATGACGTCAAGCTGGCCGTAGGTCGTGACCGTCCACTCCACGGCGGCTTTGACCTGGTCCTCGTCGGTGACATCGCAGCGGCGGTAGGCGCATTGGCTTTGGCTTGAGCCGATGG
This window harbors:
- the LOC127790650 gene encoding (-)-isopiperitenol/(-)-carveol dehydrogenase, mitochondrial-like translates to MAQSIPPVGKLQGKVALVTGGASGIGETTVRLFAIHGARAVVIADIMDDKGQKLAEAIGSSQSQCAYRRCDVTDEDQVKAAVEWTVTTYGQLDVIFCNAGIASPSDQALLELDFAEFDRLMVVNARGVAACVKHAARAMVERLVRGSIVCTASVVASKGGWKHTDYIMSKHAVLALVRAASQQLGEHGIRVNCVSPFMVATPLTCDLMGLKAEELEKMFAPYTSLRGTPLRPGDVADAVLFLASDESRFVSGHDLKVDGGFETW